Proteins encoded within one genomic window of Ptiloglossa arizonensis isolate GNS036 chromosome 3, iyPtiAriz1_principal, whole genome shotgun sequence:
- the LOC143144989 gene encoding uncharacterized protein LOC143144989 has translation MDVSFTNVLEGARQYFQGLPVPSTGGATVSADHNLATSTSSASSVVSASHDHGTASSVAPPSPAPPAPPAPPPLPLPPQSAPSSSSSSNDQETSRYPGDVRPTSVDNGAPGSNNSYWSPSVEPYPPQPTRVEVPDTRPGDETSAMEASSSSSNTITLTEMQPSGVRSASGSSYVQKQSSNDHQHRAQPTTTSTTEGTSHLHQMQPPQQPASPGPVYQQLNTVSRTSFSTAEILASSHQTTYQTATERQSQPNASVVAQRTQYYPRYHHPDITKSAPAPFAQNSVYQSASVAATSTGSTVQPATRPTAVEQPNVAPVANQGHAQEQRVPSSYGGGAPPPTSAPSIYGSPSPQSYRALQHQSRPSSSSNNADRSHSERSHTVRVSSSPSCSSVNPCSPRHAGSLSHIPSSSSSSSSSSSSSSSSSQNLPAHIPSSHLPSAGTVAPAHRSQQSAQMQHQQQQQQQQQQQQQQQQQQQQQQQQQQQQQQLSSRINASSLSIGANSYTSRMVVHGTSAASSSSSNQMPPPPALTGYHPVASPHDAPHHAAPSPHRQSPHVSTLHNPHASPHHVPHPPSPHTSFQPHSPTYPPPPPPPPATSTPHSYSLPITSQHYQPTTGYAANPYALPPPPPPPQTSYHSFQKNTQPPHTQGNYYAQQSAGRSQTQQPYVQQMPMPGPGQSICSGTGTGSGPGYQQSKPVTYNGVDTKRTPMELPYAYRSQLTSVQQRTANTHNLPPIAALSSYHSNRREPASKAQPMHRQRAYSATAANKVPVVGTPPTSSMAAPQRVAEYPATPSGMNHAMPVNGRTTTVANSSYGRYVGQPGYPTYATTMAPSHQGSNSSSSTTVTSIGVTARSSVPPTTMHAYQSTDATRTASSYHHQPVVRATEDYGYKEYAYQNSSASTVQSTVASVMATPPPQTNGIRKRESPLDLSVKTVKTSADSTAQDDIEMIATEKHVSSSTVMSSRSNGSRTMLPPVQPPPQPASYPFDGRLSGNTGRSHQTSSGIRVSTPQTVCAPKVDFLPDFNSAPLRHHHSQPHENTVQRRSSAQQLYAPPPQSLSSQHPNNTAPLPHMSSFKKTSLPTTQVYDAVTAPAPPLPAPSSSYLSANDTATSRYPSMVDSVRIGPPGLPIQDYPTESKYYMDSRNKFGQPPPQRDRTPSKRPGDAIYGTGVPHKQPRLDTWIQQRLSTAKAMYEQQKRQEMNLPVPLPNGTLVAPNTYEQRSDSGYSSSESSRYQQAYCDKRSYAETKVAHSSPPYNHPVVAKPTNVHSLPQQLNTGQSAYANYRQSQKVGAPPGPTSAGQPTEPPSNTGADKRVLSLLRNSLENKQQREEQMNSQQPILANHSQQSFQNKVVAPVEPKTNIGRHNLSPFTAASLLERNSNTPPHYKFHVPRAVDSITQEAPRSLYGSRVNSSATLPGKEALLGPRGAENQIHRDKDDGLAAILAAKIRTKAELKQVGTGQFTMKPTTLPSQDASSTPKELDSAASTSTPQSGSSAGSPPKLTREKVACLPPRRRLFSRTEEENMPVAATVPVPAPAPAIASTVPARASGFRSSSETSVFDFRESDSEGEMPVLERQTLEEMRRDRKQLSKVQPPVPLNDAMCMGMTSSSDLVKIELKENDKITEVDTFWSTTCDRFMEQLRTGDAMKKRGRKKKICCTVTSKLDDTGNDSSKESDANTSQIKPEDIKKELEDSVESPLDVVKDESPKTSKEEDSPMAKDIKLEVKAEVKAEPEPEEPDVAKDDDKISSDDSDEMPLIRRAKKKIKKEESDCDEEIVCRKRRVRRGSRIKLQSSSGSDSSSEESDGSTEFGHGSSVADRLRARKRSTNNGTEVEGMKLRSRDTTPHKPKTEKDSKCSTSKSAGSQKGKPKPLFGDGSDFRPGWEEEVYVYKKSLRMPPRLITVSKPSRFHRLSTSLPDLDPGSPALSVSMDSSDVCLSRKKLVDSDMESNYSFSTTGLGPGSKIDDEEATSSTTISCPPKVLKHTKFESSSIVDVLAQKVGTSKKDQKKKQKEKTDKTEKGGKTTQKGTNEPELLPTPSLTPLLETSKPPKGKSPTKDKSLKPIKVTDTFLLGYFRKETVNNFRDTFKNNHALPNEFSTLVLKSRTRTETRVLKKQATIREVFGEDRPASAPPMQNHDDTSQDDDSQNETLDDNLGKARTLKQKVVSRLKHVGILRSHKAILNSKRHLLIAKRRKDLLKSLAEKKLQRLKTEAEDETVQEETNDAHEAENNELDDETNESEVPNKKKLKLRTSRRKFRSGFDYIRKKKKPLKKDETLPKERKRQVLARPSPECVADIQSEIRTWVIKKGVGETMLHRAARLGYTDVTAYCLEKLNNAPSPKDNAGYTPLHEACSKGHLEIAKLLLAYGANASESANGGIRPLHEAAENGASELVRLLLSYGADPLLATYSGQTPLMLAADTDAYSILEQHLDDIQGRTNTPWSFGGPSSIFDPEETGHNPLEDPPMDTPEPELDEVEMEVSDVNLPVLFSLANDPDKWVLLQDLMAALRIKSRDALLRQVNPKAHAGPPAIAHRDVMRELKLQDFLEQSRCCHLLSGGERINVRGSKVTLIKYNEKVRSLLSVERVVISLR, from the exons ATGGATGTGAGCTTCACGAACGTATTAGAGGGGGCTCGCCAGTACTTCCAGGGACTGCCCGTGCCGAGTACAGGTGGTGCGACCGTGTCAGCGGATCACAATCTCGCGACATCCACGAGTTCCGCCTCGTCCGTGGTATCGGCGTCGCACGATCATGGCACCGCCTCATCCGTGGCTCCTCCGTCACCAGCACCGCCAGCACCGCCAGCACCACCGCCACTACCGTTACCGCCGCAATCGGCTccgagcagcagcagcagcagcaacgatCAGGAAACGAGCCGATATCCCGGCGACGTCAGACCGACGTCGGTGGACAACGGCGCCCCCGGTTCCAACAACAGCTACTGGAGCCCGTCGGTCGAACCCTATCCTCCGCAACCGACCAGAGTCGAAGTCCCGGACACGAGGCCGGGCGATGAAACCTCCGCCATGGAGGCGAGCTCCTCGTCCTCGAACACCATCACGTTAACCGAGATGCAACCGTCTGGCGTTCGATCCGCCTCGGGGTCGAGTTACGTTCAGAAACAGTCGTCGAACGATCACCAGCATCGCGCGCAACCAACGACGACATCGACCACCGAGGGTACCTCCCATTTGCATCAGATGCAGCCGCCCCAACAACCGGCGTCCCCGGGCCCGGTCTATCAGCAATTGAACACCGTTTCCAGAACATCGTTCTCCACCGCGGAAATACTCGCCTCGTCGCACCAGACGACGTACCAAACTGCCACCGAACGACAATCGCAACCGAACGCGTCGGTCGTAGCACAGAGGACCCAGTACTATCCCCGTTACCATCATCCGGACATCACCAAGAGCGCACCGGCCCCGTTCGCTCAGAACTCGGTCTACCAGTCGGCCAGCGTCGCGGCGACGTCGACGGGAAGCACCGTTCAACCCGCGACGAGGCCAACGGCCGTCGAACAACCGAACGTGGCACCGGTCGCGAATCAGGGCCACGCACAGGAGCAAAGGGTACCGAGTTCCTACGGTGGCGGCGCGCCACCGCCCACGAGCGCCCCGTCCATCTACGGTTCGCCCTCGCCTCAGAGCTATCGAGCTCTTCAGCATCAGAGCCGACCGAGCTCGTCGAGCAACAACGCGGACAGGTCGCACTCGGAGCGATCGCACACCGTTCGCGTCTCCTCGTCTCCGTCCTGCTCGTCGGTGAATCCGTGCAGCCCACGGCACGCCGGTAGCCTGAGTCACAttccttcgtcgtcgtcgtcctcgtcatcgtcgtcctcgtcgtcgtcgtcgtcgtcgcagaATCTTCCGGCGCACATTCCCTCGTCTCACCTGCCGTCCGCAGGAACCGTCGCCCCGGCTCACCGCTCCCAGCAATCCGCTCAGATgcagcaccagcagcagcaacagcaacagcaacagcaacaacagcaacagcaacagcaacagcaacagcaacagcaacagcaacagcaacagcagcagcttTCTAGTCGAATAAACGCGTCGTCGCTCTCGATCGGCGCGAACTCGTACACCAGTCGCATGGTCGTCCACGGAACGTCCGCggcgtcctcctcgtcctctaATCAGATGCCACCGCCTCCGGCGTTGACCGGTTATCACCCGGTCGCCTCGCCCCACGACGCTCCTCATCACGCCGCACCATCGCCGCACAGACAATCTCCTCACGTGTCCACCCTCCACAATCCTCACGCCTCGCCCCATCACGTACCCCATCCACCCTCGCCCCATACCAGCTTCCAGCCACACTCGCCGACTTATcctccgccaccgccaccgccaccggccACCTCCACACCTCACTCGTACAGCCTACCCATCACGTCGCAGCACTATCAACCGACCACCGGATACGCCGCGAATCCGTACGCtctgccgccgccaccgccgccgccgcagaCTTCGTATCATTCCTTCCAGAAGAATACCCAGCCGCCGCACACGCAAGGGAACTACTACGCGCAGCAGTCCGCCGGCAGATCGCAGACCCAACAACCCTACGTACAACAGATGCCGATGCCCGGTCCCGGGCAGTCCATATGCTCGGGTACCGGGACGGGGAGCGGTCCCGGTTACCAGCAGAGCAAACCGGTCACCTACAACGGCGTCGACACCAAGAGGACCCCGATGGAGCTACCGTACGCCTATCGATCCCAGCTAACCTCCGTGCAACAGAGGACCGCCAACACGCACAACCTTCCGCCCATCGCCGCTCTGTCCTCCTATCATTCCAACAGGCGAGAACCCGCGAGCAAAGCGCAACCGATGCACCGACAACGCGCCTACTCGGCGACCGCCGCGAACAAAGTCCCCGTGGTCGGGACACCGCCCACTTCCTCGATGGCCGCGCCTCAAAGGGTCGCGGAGTATCCGGCGACCCCGTCCGGCATGAATCACGCCATGCCCGTGAACGGAAGGACGACGACCGTCGCGAATTCCTCGTACGGGAGATACGTCGGGCAGCCCGGTTATCCGACATACGCCACCACGATGGCGCCCAGTCACCAAGGTAGCAACTCCTCGAGCAGCACCACCGTCACCTCGATTGGCGTCACCGCGAGATCCTCGGTACCACCGACCACGATGCACGCCTATCAGTCCACGGACGCGACGCGTACCGCCTCCTCGTATCATCACCAACCGGTGGTGCGCGCCACCGAGGATTACGGATACAAGGAGTACGCCTATCAGAACTCGTCCGCGTCCACGGTTCAATCGACGGTAGCGTCCGTCATGGCGACACCACCGCCCCAAACGAACGGAATTCGTAAAAGGGAATCGCCCCTGGACCTATCGGTGAAAACGGTAAAGACCTCGGCCGATTCCACCGCCCAGGACGATATCGAGATGATCGCGACCGAGAAACACGTGAGCAGCTCCACCGTCATGTCCTCGAGAAGCAACGGCTCGAGAACGATGCTACCACCGGTCCAACCGCCGCCCCAACCCGCCTCGTATCCGTTCGATGGCCGACTGTCCGGCAACACCGGCAGATCCCATCAAACCAGCTCCGGTATTCGCGTCTCGACCCCGCAAACCGTCTGCGCCCCGAAGGTCGACTTCCTGCCCGACTTCAACTCGGCACCGCTACGTCATCATCACAGCCAACCGCACGAGAATACCGTTCAACGGAGAAGCTCCGCGCAACAGCTCTACGCTCCGCCCCCGCAGTCCCTTTCCTCTCAGCATCCTAATAATACCGCTCCACTGCCCCACATGTCCTCGTTTAAAAAGACTTCACTGCCCACGACGCAGGTGTACGACGCCGTAACAGCGCCGGCACCGCCTCTGCCTGCCCCGTCCTCGTCGTATCTATCGGCCAACGACACCGCGACGTCCAGGTACCCGTCGATGGTCGACTCGGTCAGGATAGGTCCCCCCGGGTTGCCCATACAAGATTACCCGACCGAGTCCAAGTATTACATGGACAGCAGGAACAAGTTCGGTCAACCGCCGCCTCAGAGAGACCGTACGCCTTCGAAGAGGCCCGGGGACGCCATCTACGGGACCGGTGTGCCCCACAAGCAACCGAGACTCGACACCTGGATCCAGCAGAGACTCTCCACCGCCAAGGCGATGTACGAGCAACAGAAGAGGCAAGAGATGAATCTACCGGTACCGTTGCCCAACGGCACCCTAGTCGCGCCGAACACCTACGAGCAGAGATCGGACAGCGGCTACTCGTCGTCCGAGTCGTCGAGGTATCAGCAAGCCTACTGTGATAAGAGGAGCTACGCGGAGACCAAGGTCGCCCATAGCTCCCCGCCGTACAATCATCCCGTCGTCGCGAAACCAACGAACGTCCACTCGCTGCCGCAACAGTTGAACACCGGCCAGTCCGCTTACGCGAATTATCGGCAAAGTCAGAAGGTCGGTGCACCTCCCGGTCCCACCTCCGCGGGACAACCCACGGAACCACCGAGCAACACCGGTGCCGATAAACGGGTTCTCAGTTTGCTGAGGAATAGTCTGGAGAACAAGCAGCAGAGGGAGGAACAGATGAACAGTCAGCAGCCTATCCTGGCCAACCACAGTCAACAGAGTTTCCAGAATAAG GTTGTTGCGCCGGTCGAGCCGAAAACAAACATCGGAAGACACAACCTGTCACCGTTCACGGCGGCGAGCTTGCTGGAACGGAATAGCAACacgccgccccattacaagttCCATGTGCCGCGAGCGGTAGACTCGATCACTCAAGAGGCCCCCCGTAGCTTGTACGGCTCGAGAGTAAATTCATCCGCCACGCTACCCGGCAAGGAAGCACTCCTGGGACCTCGGGGAGCCGAGAATCAGATTCACCGTGACAAAGATGACGGCCTCGCCGCCATACTAGCCGCGAAAATCCGTACCAAGGCGGAACTGAAACAG GTGGGGACCGGCCAATTCACGATGAAGCCGACTACTCTGCCCTCCCAGGACGCGTCGTCTACGCCAAAAG AGTTAGATAGCGCCGCCTCGACGTCCACGCCGCAGTCGGGCTCGTCGGCGGGCAGCCCGCCGAAGTTAACGCGCGAGAAGGTGGCCTGTTTGCCACCGAGAAGACGgctcttctcgcgaacggaagaggAGAACATGCCCGTAGCCGCGACCGTGCCCGTGCCAGCTCCTGCGCCCGCGATCGCGTCCACCGTGCCAGCTCGCGCCAGCGGATTCAGAAGTTCCTCCGAGACGTCGGTCTTCGACTTCAGAGAAAGCGATTCCGAGGGCGAGATGCCGGTGCTCGAGCGGCAGACCCTCGAAGAGATGAGGCGGGACAGAAAACAGCTGTCCAAAGTCCAACCACCCGTTCCCCTAAACGATGCAATGTGCATGGGTATGACCTCCTCGTCGGATCTCGTGAAAATAGAACTAAAG GAAAACGACAAGATCACCGAGGTGGACACGTTCTGGTCCACGACGTGCGACAGGTTTATGGAGCAGTTGCGCACCGGGGACGCGATGAAGAAACGCGGTCGTAAAAAGAAGATCTGCTGCACGGTGACGTCGAAGCTGGACGACACGGGCAACGACAGCAGCAAAGAATCGGACGCCAATACGTCCCAGATCAAGCCCGAGGACATCAAGAAGGAGCTGGAGGACTCGGTCGAGTCGCCCCTAGACGTTGTCAAAGACGAGTCCCCGAAAACGAGCAAAGAGGAGGACAGTCCGATGGCCAAGGACATCAAGCTCGAGGTGAAGGCGGAGGTGAAGGCCGAGCCGGAACCGGAGGAGCCGGACGTCGCCAAGGACGACGATAAGATATCGAGCGACGACTCGGACGAGATGCCGTTGATCAGGCGGGCGAAGAAGAAGATCAAGAAAGAGGAGAGCGACTGCGACGAGGAGATCGTTTGCAGGAAGAGAAGGGTGCGCAGGGGGAGCAGAATCAAGTTGCAGTCGTCGAGCGGTAGCGACTCGTCCAGCGAGGAGAGCGACGGTAGCACGGAGTTCGGTCACGGTTCCTCGGTAGCCGACAGGTTACGGGCGAGGAAACGTTCGACCAACAACGGTACAGAGGTCGAAGGTATGAAGCTACGATCGCGGGACACGACTCCCCACAAAcccaaaacggagaaagattccAAATGCTCCACCTCGAAGTCCGCCGGCTCCCAGAAAGGCAAACCGAAACCACTGTTCGGGGACGGGAGCGACTTCAGACCCGGCTGGGAAGAGGAGGTCTACGTGTACAAGAAATCTCTGAGGATGCCGCCCAGATTGATCACGGTATCGAAGCCCTCGAGGTTTCACCGGTTGTCTACCTCGTTGCCGGACCTGGACCCGGGATCACCGGCTCTCTCCGTCTCCATGGACAGCTCCGACGTCTGTCTGAGCAGAAAGAAGCTCGTCGACAGCGACATGGAGTCCAACTACAGTTTCAGTACCACGGGTCTCGGTCCCGGGAGCAAGATCGACGACGAGGAGGCCACCTCGTCCACGACCATCTCCTGTCCGCCGAAGGTTCTCAAGCACACCAAGTTCGAGAGCAGTTCCATCGTCGACGTATTGGCGCAAAAGGTCGGGACCAGCAAGAAGGATCAAAAGAAGAAACAGAAGGAGAAAACGgacaaaacggagaaaggaggcaAGACGACGCAGAAGGGCACCAACGAACCCGAGCTACTACCCACGCCGAGTTTGACGCCGCTCCTGGAAACATCCAAACCGCCGAAAGGCAAATCACCGACGAAGGACAAGTCACTGAAACCCATCAAGGTAACGGACACGTTCCTTCTCGGCTACTTCCGCAAGGAGACCGTGAACAACTTCCGCGACACGTTCAAGAACAATCACGCACTGCCCAACGAGTTCTCCACGCTGGTACTGAAGAGCAGAACCAGAACGGAGACACGAGTCCTGAAGAAACAGGCGACCATCAGGGAGGTGTTCGGCGAGGACAGGCCAGCCTCGGCCCCACCGATGCAGAACCACGACGACACCTCGCAGGACGACGACTCGCAGAACGAGACGCTGGACGACAACCTTGGCAAGGCGAGGACCCTCAAGCAGAAGGTGGTGTCGCGTTTGAAGCACGTAGGGATCCTGAGGAGCCACAAAGCGATCCTGAACTCGAAGCGTCACCTGCTGATCGCGAAACGACGGAAAGATTTGCTCAAGTCCCTGGCCGAGAAGAAGCTGCAACGTTTGAAGACGGAAGCGGAGGACGAGACGGTCCaggaggaaacgaacgacgcgcaCGAGGCGGAGAACAACGAGCTGGACGACGAGACCAACGAGTCGGAAGTACCGAACAAAAAGAAGCTCAAGCTGCGCACCAGCCGACGAAAGTTTCGCTCCGGGTTCGACTAtatccgaaagaagaagaaaccctTGAAGAAGGACGAGACGTTGCCGAAAGAGAGGAAGAGG CAAGTGTTGGCGAGGCCCAGTCCGGAATGCGTAGCCGACATTCAATCGGAGATCAGAACTTGGGTGATCAAGAAAGGTGTTGGCGAAACGATGCTGCATCGCGCCGCTCGACTCGGCTACACG GATGTCACGGCGTACTGCTTGGAGAAACTGAACAACGCGCCGAGTCCCAAGGACAACGCAGGGTACACGCCGCTTCACGAAGCGTGCTCGAAGGGCCATCTCGAAATAGCGAAACTGTTGCTCGCTTACGGAGCAAACGCCAGCGAAAGCGCTAACGGAGGGATACG GCCACTTCACGAAGCGGCGGAAAACGGTGCTTCCGAACTCGTGCGCCTGTTACTTTCATACGGCGCCGATCCCCTGTTGGCCACTTACTCCGGCCAGACCCCGTTAATGTTGGCTGCCGACACGGACGCCTACTCGATCCTGGAGCAACACTTGGACGACATTCAAGGTCGAACCAACACGCCGTGGTCATTTGGCGGCCCGTCTTCGATTTTCG ATCCAGAAGAGACCGGTCACAACCCTCTGGAAGATCCCCCGATGGACACTCCGGAACCGGAGCTGGACGAGGTCGAGATGGAGGTGAGCGACGTGAACCTGCCGGTTCTGTTCTCGCTGGCCAACGACCCGGACAAGTGGGTGCTCCTCCAGGATCTGATGGCCGCGTTGAGGATAAAGAGCAGGGACGCGTTGCTCCGACAAGTGAACCCGAAGGCACACGCGGGCCCACCGGCCATCGCTCATCGCGACGTGATGCGGGAGCTCAAGCTACAGGACTTCCTGGAGCAGTCACGGTGCTGCCATCTGTTGAGCGGCGGCGAACGCATCAACGTGCGCGGCTCGAAGGTGACCCTGATCAAGTACAACGAGAAAGTGAGGTCCTTGTTGAGCGTCGAGAGGGTCGTGATCAGTCTCAGGTGA